The following are encoded together in the Streptomyces flavofungini genome:
- a CDS encoding outer membrane protein assembly factor BamB family protein has translation MTQPPNQPPHGGFGAPQDPQQGANPQPGYGYPQQQPGQPGPYGYPQQSGPYGQPTQPGQAGPYGQPTQPGQPGPYGQQPGPYGQPTQPGQPGPYSQPTQPGYGYPQQMPTGAPGTPPPSGGKGPFKGKTAVIIGAAAVAALLVAGGAVFALSGGDDDKKKSESKKKDPKASAPVNPGDGSGDGHAGKEDLNEGRQAGEAKVLWYKEAPKAPGKGAEAPGMWVKDGIAVKAAYKELLAYHVDSGKPAWTAIELPQEICAATPQVSDDGKIVVAYKAGVKRTANCDQLQVIDLKTGKKGWHKQTTKKGLFDSTLGLELSITGDTLMVGRSQSGTAYSVSEGDELFVAEKKDEGTCFPAGFTGGDRMLMKFSCGASTPTEHDEVVELDPKTGKIQWTKKFPKGWRLEHVYSTSPTVLYATNKDKKQWNITTLKSGSSKTRSEVQVNEDFAPECGWGSLGGDLQACSGAVADDKYLYLPTKKTSGANQIVAISLASGKAAWRVKSPLDTSMVPMKTQGDDLVAYVEPSYDSGGRVVSIGTSGSHTPKTLLQNPAGTSKIENGFYSKAVDYVDGRFYLSTTRLSGTAQGREKLMLAYGK, from the coding sequence ATGACTCAGCCGCCCAACCAGCCGCCGCACGGCGGCTTCGGAGCTCCACAGGACCCACAGCAGGGTGCGAACCCGCAGCCCGGCTACGGCTACCCGCAGCAGCAGCCCGGCCAGCCAGGTCCCTACGGCTACCCGCAGCAGTCGGGCCCCTACGGCCAGCCCACCCAGCCGGGCCAGGCAGGCCCCTACGGCCAGCCCACGCAGCCGGGTCAGCCGGGTCCCTACGGGCAGCAGCCGGGCCCGTACGGCCAGCCCACGCAGCCCGGTCAGCCGGGCCCCTACAGCCAGCCCACGCAGCCGGGCTACGGCTATCCGCAGCAGATGCCCACCGGCGCCCCGGGCACCCCGCCCCCGAGCGGCGGCAAGGGGCCCTTCAAGGGCAAGACCGCCGTGATCATCGGCGCGGCGGCCGTGGCTGCCCTCCTGGTCGCGGGCGGCGCCGTCTTCGCGCTCTCCGGCGGTGACGACGACAAGAAGAAGTCCGAGTCGAAGAAGAAGGACCCCAAGGCCTCCGCCCCGGTCAACCCGGGCGACGGCAGCGGCGACGGCCACGCGGGCAAGGAGGACCTCAACGAGGGCCGCCAGGCCGGCGAGGCCAAGGTCCTCTGGTACAAGGAGGCCCCCAAGGCCCCGGGCAAGGGCGCCGAGGCCCCCGGCATGTGGGTCAAGGACGGCATCGCGGTCAAGGCCGCGTACAAGGAACTCCTCGCCTACCACGTCGATTCCGGCAAGCCCGCCTGGACCGCGATCGAGCTGCCGCAGGAGATCTGCGCGGCCACGCCGCAGGTCAGTGACGACGGCAAGATCGTCGTCGCCTACAAGGCCGGTGTGAAGCGGACCGCCAATTGCGACCAGCTCCAGGTCATCGACCTGAAGACGGGCAAGAAGGGCTGGCACAAGCAGACCACGAAGAAAGGTCTCTTCGACTCCACCCTCGGCCTGGAGCTGAGCATCACCGGCGACACGCTGATGGTCGGCCGCTCCCAGTCCGGCACCGCCTACAGCGTCAGTGAGGGCGACGAGCTGTTCGTGGCGGAGAAGAAGGACGAGGGCACCTGCTTCCCGGCCGGGTTCACCGGCGGCGACCGCATGCTGATGAAGTTCTCGTGCGGGGCGAGCACGCCCACCGAGCACGACGAGGTCGTGGAGCTCGACCCGAAGACCGGCAAGATCCAGTGGACGAAGAAGTTCCCCAAGGGCTGGCGCCTGGAGCACGTCTACTCCACCAGCCCCACGGTCCTCTACGCCACCAACAAGGACAAGAAGCAGTGGAACATCACCACGCTGAAGTCCGGCAGCAGCAAGACCCGCTCCGAGGTCCAGGTGAACGAGGACTTCGCGCCCGAGTGCGGCTGGGGCAGCCTCGGTGGTGACCTGCAGGCCTGCTCCGGTGCCGTCGCCGACGACAAGTACCTCTACCTGCCGACCAAGAAGACCTCCGGCGCCAACCAGATCGTCGCGATCAGCCTGGCCAGCGGCAAGGCGGCCTGGCGGGTCAAGTCCCCGCTGGACACCTCGATGGTGCCGATGAAGACCCAGGGCGACGACCTGGTGGCGTACGTCGAGCCGTCGTACGACTCCGGCGGCCGCGTAGTGTCCATCGGGACCAGCGGCTCGCACACACCGAAGACGCTGCTGCAGAACCCGGCGGGGACGTCGAAGATCGAGAACGGCTTCTACTCGAAGGCGGTCGACTACGTGGACGGGCGCTTCTACCTCTCCACCACCCGGCTCTCCGGCACCGCTCAAGGCCGCGAGAAGCTGATGCTGGCCTACGGCAAGTGA
- a CDS encoding outer membrane protein assembly factor BamB family protein: MTQPPQPPNQPPQGGFGAPQDPSPSSQQSSSRGGPNPGGFGAPQTPPQPGYGYPQAPQPPQPPQTPPPAAPAAPPAAPQTPPPPPQGQPNQGYPQAPAAPGTPPPAAPGTPPPAYAQPTQAAFPAVGQQPGYGYPGQPGQPGQPAPQQGYGFPQPPTMPMQPQPGGGGGGKKPNKQMLIIVAAVAAIGLIVGGGVIYAGSKKDDDKKNSADGGDGKGGKGKKGGSEGPPAAGGPAKEKVPANTSAKVGFQVPAPAVPKDSVWSVAGSWLTDDTYVKSGYTGKDKDHALIAYDPVSGKQKWTIPLTGETCAVSKEVTDEGIAAVVYKDAKSTKANKYPDCTQVAAVDLKSGKKLWTESVTGSGSPVEFEEIAISGDTVAAGAGTGGTGAAWNLSGKLLWKPKIGDECKDAGYAGGDQLVAVRKCGGYGDEKLKIQLLDPKTGKDKWSYPVTPGVDNAKIISTNPIVFGQDTEEITASGATDVFSLSNAGKLRARIKLEDGKYSHDCEVNKWASCSAIAVGNDKLYVPTRQHDAGGSSYGFTNEIIAFSLATGKTTGDRADAGDDGEMFPIRMDGGNLLAYKGGGYKKGAKVVSLDGKSMKETTLLQTPATEPVSRAISGMSPKSNELLYAGGNLFFGKKLISKPYSKDDKAFIALGFTTQ; encoded by the coding sequence ATGACACAGCCGCCCCAGCCGCCCAACCAGCCGCCGCAGGGTGGGTTCGGCGCCCCCCAGGACCCGTCCCCAAGCTCTCAACAGAGTTCGAGCAGGGGAGGCCCCAACCCCGGAGGGTTCGGCGCTCCCCAGACGCCCCCGCAGCCCGGCTACGGCTACCCGCAGGCGCCGCAGCCCCCGCAGCCCCCGCAGACCCCGCCGCCCGCCGCCCCGGCGGCCCCGCCCGCGGCCCCGCAGACGCCTCCGCCGCCCCCGCAGGGCCAGCCGAACCAGGGCTACCCGCAGGCACCGGCGGCCCCGGGCACCCCACCGCCCGCCGCGCCCGGCACCCCGCCGCCCGCCTACGCCCAGCCGACGCAGGCGGCTTTCCCGGCCGTGGGCCAGCAGCCCGGCTACGGCTACCCGGGCCAGCCCGGTCAGCCGGGGCAGCCCGCCCCGCAGCAGGGCTACGGCTTCCCGCAGCCGCCGACCATGCCGATGCAGCCCCAGCCGGGCGGTGGCGGTGGCGGCAAGAAGCCCAACAAGCAGATGCTGATCATCGTCGCGGCCGTCGCGGCCATCGGCCTGATCGTCGGCGGCGGTGTCATCTACGCCGGTTCGAAGAAGGACGACGACAAGAAGAACAGCGCGGACGGCGGCGACGGCAAGGGCGGCAAGGGCAAGAAGGGCGGCTCCGAGGGACCGCCCGCCGCCGGCGGCCCCGCCAAGGAGAAGGTCCCGGCGAACACCAGCGCCAAGGTCGGCTTCCAGGTCCCGGCGCCCGCGGTGCCCAAGGACAGCGTGTGGAGCGTCGCGGGCTCCTGGCTCACCGACGACACGTACGTCAAGAGCGGCTACACGGGCAAGGACAAGGACCACGCCCTCATCGCCTACGACCCCGTGTCCGGCAAGCAGAAGTGGACGATCCCGCTGACCGGTGAGACCTGCGCGGTCTCCAAGGAGGTCACCGACGAGGGCATCGCCGCCGTCGTCTACAAGGACGCCAAGTCCACCAAGGCGAACAAGTACCCCGACTGCACCCAGGTCGCCGCGGTCGACCTGAAGTCCGGCAAGAAGCTGTGGACGGAGAGCGTCACCGGCAGCGGCTCGCCCGTGGAGTTCGAGGAGATCGCCATCTCCGGCGACACCGTCGCCGCGGGCGCGGGCACCGGCGGCACCGGTGCCGCCTGGAACCTGTCCGGCAAGCTGCTGTGGAAGCCGAAGATCGGCGACGAGTGCAAGGACGCCGGTTACGCGGGCGGCGACCAGCTCGTCGCGGTCCGCAAGTGCGGTGGCTACGGCGACGAGAAGCTCAAGATCCAGCTCCTCGACCCGAAGACCGGCAAGGACAAGTGGAGCTATCCGGTGACCCCCGGCGTCGACAACGCCAAGATCATCTCGACCAATCCGATCGTGTTCGGCCAGGACACCGAGGAGATCACGGCGAGCGGCGCCACGGACGTCTTCTCGCTGAGCAACGCGGGCAAGCTGCGCGCCCGCATCAAGCTGGAGGACGGCAAGTACTCGCACGACTGCGAGGTCAACAAGTGGGCCAGCTGCAGCGCCATCGCCGTCGGCAACGACAAGCTGTACGTGCCCACGCGCCAGCACGACGCGGGCGGCTCCAGCTACGGCTTCACCAACGAGATCATCGCGTTCTCGCTGGCCACCGGCAAGACCACCGGTGACCGCGCGGACGCGGGCGACGACGGCGAGATGTTCCCGATCCGCATGGACGGCGGCAACCTCCTCGCGTACAAGGGCGGCGGCTACAAGAAGGGCGCCAAGGTCGTCTCGCTCGACGGCAAGTCGATGAAGGAGACCACGCTCCTTCAGACGCCCGCGACCGAGCCGGTCAGCCGCGCCATCAGCGGCATGTCCCCGAAGTCCAACGAACTCCTCTACGCCGGCGGCAACTTGTTCTTCGGCAAGAAGCTGATCAGCAAGCCGTACTCCAAGGACGACAAGGCGTTCATCGCGCTGGGCTTCACCACCCAGTAG
- a CDS encoding helix-turn-helix transcriptional regulator, with the protein MVVDDHRLLAEALASALKLRGHRVLAAAAPAAGAADLVISRAPEVCLLGTATPAEPGMFDPVVRIKRERPQVAVVVLGPVPSPRGIAAAFASGASGYVRHDERIEGVERAIMKARAGEAAVAPQLLQGAFSELLNPAAQPDDEGQRLLQMLTPREVEVLVRVADGEDTRLIAAGMGIAPSTARTHVQRVLMKLGVGSRLEAAALAARTGLLDRAERTGGAEEQHVGGGEPPTGLKV; encoded by the coding sequence ATGGTGGTCGACGACCATCGATTGCTCGCCGAGGCACTCGCCTCGGCGTTGAAGCTGCGTGGGCACCGGGTGCTCGCCGCGGCGGCGCCCGCCGCCGGGGCGGCGGACCTGGTGATCAGCAGGGCGCCGGAGGTGTGCCTGCTCGGCACGGCCACACCGGCGGAGCCGGGCATGTTCGACCCGGTGGTGCGGATCAAGCGGGAGCGGCCGCAGGTCGCCGTGGTGGTGCTCGGGCCCGTTCCCTCGCCCCGCGGCATCGCGGCGGCGTTCGCCTCCGGCGCGTCCGGATACGTACGTCATGACGAGCGCATCGAAGGAGTCGAGCGCGCCATCATGAAGGCGCGCGCCGGGGAAGCCGCCGTCGCGCCCCAATTGCTCCAAGGCGCCTTCAGCGAGCTGCTCAACCCCGCCGCCCAGCCCGACGACGAGGGGCAGCGGCTGCTGCAGATGCTCACTCCCCGTGAGGTGGAGGTCCTCGTGCGGGTCGCCGACGGGGAGGACACCCGCCTCATCGCCGCCGGGATGGGGATCGCCCCCAGCACGGCGCGCACCCACGTGCAGCGGGTGCTGATGAAGCTCGGCGTCGGGTCGCGGCTCGAGGCGGCCGCGCTCGCCGCGCGGACCGGGCTCCTCGACCGGGCCGAGCGGACCGGGGGAGCGGAGGAGCAGCACGTCGGGGGCGGGGAGCCCCCGACGGGGCTGAAGGTCTAG
- a CDS encoding carboxymuconolactone decarboxylase family protein produces MEARLNMFENATAMKFWKHIIAANKVLAESTVPAATLELVKIRASQINGCGGCLDMHTKDAAAAGETSLRLNLVAAWREAKVFTDAERAALELTEQGTRIADAAGGVTDEAWANAAKHYDEEQLAALVGQIALINTFNRGNVITQQVAGDYVPGQYA; encoded by the coding sequence ATGGAAGCCCGTCTGAACATGTTCGAGAACGCGACCGCGATGAAGTTCTGGAAGCACATCATCGCGGCGAACAAGGTCCTCGCCGAGTCGACGGTCCCCGCCGCGACCCTCGAACTGGTGAAGATCCGCGCCAGCCAGATCAACGGCTGCGGCGGCTGCCTCGACATGCACACCAAGGACGCCGCGGCCGCCGGTGAGACCTCGCTGCGCCTCAACCTGGTCGCCGCCTGGCGCGAGGCCAAGGTCTTCACCGACGCCGAGCGCGCCGCCCTGGAGCTGACGGAGCAGGGCACCCGCATCGCGGACGCGGCGGGCGGCGTCACCGACGAGGCCTGGGCGAACGCCGCCAAGCACTACGACGAGGAGCAACTCGCCGCCCTGGTCGGCCAGATCGCCCTCATCAACACCTTCAACCGCGGAAACGTCATCACCCAGCAGGTCGCGGGCGACTACGTACCGGGCCAGTACGCCTAG
- the galK gene encoding galactokinase: MSAATEPTAELIDAFRALYGREPAGVWAAPGRVNLIGEYTDFNEGFVMPLALPHTAVAAVARRDDGVLRLHSADIEGPVVELAVDSLTPRSDGGWAAYPAGVVWALRDAGHAVGGADLHLASTVPTGAGLSSSAALEVVTALALDDLYELGLSRRELALLAQRAENAFVGVPCGVMDQMASAACEPGHALHLDCRDLSVRQVPFDLAADGLTLLVVDTRVKHALGDGAYAERRAGCEAGARALGVSHLRDVPFAELPAALDRLSDEKVRRYVRHVVSDDHRVERVIALLDAGDVRGIGPVLIEGHASLRDDLRISCPELDLVVETACAAGALGARMTGGGFGGSAIVLAEAADAEFLTKSVQEAFAAAGYAAPRVFPAVASAGARRL, encoded by the coding sequence ATGTCCGCCGCCACGGAGCCGACCGCCGAACTCATCGATGCCTTCCGGGCGTTGTACGGCCGCGAGCCCGCCGGAGTGTGGGCGGCACCGGGCCGCGTCAACCTCATCGGCGAGTACACGGACTTCAACGAGGGCTTCGTGATGCCGCTCGCGCTGCCGCACACCGCGGTCGCCGCGGTGGCCCGGCGCGACGACGGGGTCCTGCGGCTGCACTCCGCGGACATCGAGGGCCCGGTCGTCGAACTCGCGGTGGACTCCCTGACCCCGCGGTCCGACGGGGGCTGGGCCGCGTATCCGGCGGGCGTCGTCTGGGCGCTGCGGGACGCGGGCCACGCGGTCGGCGGCGCGGACCTGCACCTGGCGTCCACCGTCCCGACCGGCGCGGGCCTCTCCTCCTCCGCCGCCCTGGAAGTGGTCACCGCCCTCGCCCTCGACGACCTCTACGAACTGGGCCTGTCCCGTCGCGAGTTGGCGCTGCTCGCCCAGCGCGCCGAGAACGCCTTCGTGGGCGTGCCGTGCGGGGTCATGGACCAGATGGCGTCCGCGGCCTGCGAGCCGGGGCACGCCCTGCACCTGGACTGCCGCGACCTGTCCGTGCGCCAGGTCCCCTTCGACCTGGCCGCGGACGGCCTGACGCTCCTGGTCGTCGACACCCGCGTCAAGCACGCGCTCGGCGACGGGGCGTACGCGGAGCGGCGGGCCGGCTGCGAGGCGGGGGCGCGGGCGCTCGGCGTCTCCCACCTGCGCGACGTGCCCTTCGCCGAACTCCCCGCCGCCCTCGACCGGCTGTCCGACGAGAAGGTGCGCCGCTACGTCCGGCACGTCGTCTCCGACGACCACCGCGTCGAGCGGGTCATCGCCCTCCTCGACGCCGGTGACGTGCGCGGCATCGGCCCGGTCCTCATCGAGGGCCATGCCTCGCTCCGGGACGACCTGCGCATCTCCTGCCCGGAGCTGGACCTCGTGGTGGAGACGGCGTGCGCGGCGGGGGCGCTCGGGGCCCGGATGACGGGGGGCGGCTTCGGCGGCTCCGCGATCGTCCTGGCCGAGGCCGCGGACGCGGAGTTCCTCACGAAGTCGGTCCAGGAGGCGTTCGCCGCGGCCGGGTACGCGGCGCCGCGGGTGTTCCCGGCGGTGGCGTCGGCGGGGGCGCGCCGCCTGTAG
- the galE gene encoding UDP-glucose 4-epimerase GalE yields the protein MSGKYLVTGGAGYVGSVVAQHLIEAGHEVTVLDNLSTGFREGVPAGAAFIEGDIRDAAKWLHAEGEAPYDAVLHFAAFSQVGESVVKPEKYWDNNVGGTMALLAAMREAGVRKLVFSSTAATYGEPVHTPITETDPTAPTSPYGASKLAVDHMITGEAAAHGLGAVSLRYFNVAGAYGSCGERHDPESHLIPLVLQVAQGKREAISVFGDDYPTPDGTCVRDYIHVADLADAHLLALAAATPGEHLICNLGNGNGFSVREVIETVRKVTGHPIPEVVAARRGGDPAVLVASAATARERLGWNPSRADLAGIVADAWAFAQQRG from the coding sequence ATGAGTGGGAAGTACCTGGTCACGGGTGGCGCCGGCTATGTCGGCAGTGTCGTCGCCCAGCATCTGATCGAGGCCGGGCACGAGGTGACGGTCCTCGACAACCTCTCCACCGGCTTCCGCGAGGGCGTGCCCGCGGGCGCGGCGTTCATCGAGGGCGACATCCGCGACGCCGCCAAGTGGCTGCACGCCGAGGGCGAGGCCCCCTACGACGCGGTGCTGCACTTCGCCGCCTTCTCGCAGGTCGGCGAGTCCGTCGTGAAGCCCGAGAAGTACTGGGACAACAACGTCGGCGGCACCATGGCGCTGCTCGCCGCGATGCGCGAGGCGGGCGTGCGCAAGCTGGTGTTCTCCTCGACGGCGGCGACGTACGGCGAGCCGGTGCACACCCCCATCACCGAGACCGACCCGACCGCCCCCACCTCCCCCTACGGCGCCTCCAAGCTCGCCGTCGACCACATGATCACCGGCGAGGCCGCGGCGCACGGACTCGGTGCCGTGTCCCTTCGGTACTTCAACGTGGCGGGCGCGTACGGCAGTTGCGGCGAGCGACACGACCCCGAGTCGCACCTCATCCCGCTCGTCCTCCAGGTCGCCCAGGGCAAGCGCGAGGCCATCTCCGTCTTCGGCGACGACTACCCGACGCCGGACGGCACCTGCGTGCGCGACTACATCCACGTCGCCGACCTCGCCGACGCCCATCTGCTCGCCCTGGCCGCCGCGACCCCCGGCGAGCACCTGATCTGCAACCTGGGCAACGGCAACGGCTTCTCCGTGCGCGAGGTCATCGAGACCGTCCGCAAGGTCACCGGGCACCCGATCCCCGAGGTCGTGGCGGCGCGCCGCGGCGGCGACCCGGCGGTCCTCGTGGCCTCCGCCGCCACCGCCCGCGAGCGGCTCGGCTGGAACCCGTCCCGCGCGGACCTCGCGGGCATCGTCGCCGACGCCTGGGCCTTCGCCCAGCAGAGGGGGTAA
- the galT gene encoding galactose-1-phosphate uridylyltransferase, whose translation MKKTSTRLADGRELIYYDVRDDTVRTAADSRPLDPVATTSEVRRDPLLGDSVAIASHRQGRTYHPPADECPLCPSTGGRRTEIPDSSYDVVVFENRFPSLAGDAGRCEVVCFTPDHTASFADLTEEQAALVLDAWTDRTAELSHLPSVAQVFCFENRGAEIGVTLGHPHGQIYAYPFVTPRTALMLRSLAEHRAATEGRNLFDDVLAEERAGERVVLDAAHWVAFVPYAAHWPYEVHLYPKRRVPDLLGLDEAARTEFPQVYLELLRRFDRIFGKGEREGGSEPPTPYIAAWHQAPFTALTEYEGVNRDDFALHLELFTIRRTSGKLKFLAGSESGMSVFINDVPPEAAAQRLREVAS comes from the coding sequence GTGAAGAAGACCTCGACTCGTCTCGCCGACGGTCGTGAGCTCATCTACTACGACGTGCGCGACGACACCGTCCGCACGGCGGCCGACAGCAGGCCCCTGGACCCCGTCGCCACCACCTCCGAGGTCCGCCGCGACCCCCTCCTCGGCGACAGCGTCGCCATCGCCTCGCACCGCCAGGGCCGCACCTACCACCCTCCGGCCGACGAGTGCCCCCTGTGCCCCTCCACCGGTGGCCGCCGCACCGAGATCCCCGACTCCTCGTACGACGTCGTGGTCTTCGAGAACCGCTTCCCCTCCCTCGCCGGCGACGCGGGCCGCTGCGAGGTGGTCTGCTTCACCCCCGACCACACCGCGTCCTTCGCCGACCTCACCGAGGAGCAGGCCGCGCTGGTCCTGGACGCCTGGACCGACCGCACCGCCGAGCTCTCCCACCTGCCGTCCGTCGCGCAGGTCTTCTGCTTCGAGAACCGGGGCGCGGAGATCGGCGTGACCCTCGGCCACCCGCACGGGCAGATCTACGCCTACCCCTTCGTCACCCCGCGCACGGCCCTGATGCTGCGCTCCCTGGCCGAGCACCGCGCGGCCACCGAAGGACGCAACCTCTTCGACGACGTCCTCGCCGAGGAGCGCGCCGGTGAGCGGGTCGTCCTGGACGCCGCGCACTGGGTGGCCTTCGTGCCGTACGCCGCCCACTGGCCCTACGAGGTGCACCTCTACCCCAAGCGCCGCGTCCCCGACCTGCTCGGCCTCGACGAGGCGGCTCGCACAGAGTTTCCCCAGGTCTATCTGGAACTGTTGCGGCGCTTCGACCGGATCTTCGGCAAGGGTGAGCGCGAGGGCGGCAGCGAGCCGCCGACGCCGTACATCGCGGCCTGGCACCAGGCCCCGTTCACGGCGCTCACGGAGTACGAAGGCGTCAACCGCGACGACTTCGCGCTCCACCTCGAGCTTTTCACCATTCGCCGCACTTCGGGCAAGCTGAAGTTCCTCGCGGGTTCCGAATCCGGCATGAGTGTGTTCATCAACGATGTGCCGCCGGAGGCCGCGGCCCAGCGACTGCGAGAGGTAGCGAGTTGA
- a CDS encoding sodium:solute symporter family protein codes for MQSPPSATHVTLAEGLRLPTNGLDYAILAIYFVVVLGIGFAARRSVRTSLDFFLSGRSLPAWVTGLAFVAANLGATEILGMAATGAQYGVAVVHWYWIGAIPAMVFLGLVMMPFYYRSKVRSVPEFLLQRFDKSAHLLSSALFAFAAVLIAGVNLYALAIVVEALLGWPQWVAIVVAGFFVLAYITIGGLSSAIYNEVLQFFVILAALIPICVIGMKKVGGWDGLTGSIEKQHGDNFMTAWGGTGIGDANPLGANWLTIILGLGFVLSFGYWTTNFAEVQRALSAKNLSAARRTPLIAAFPKIFIVFLVMIPGLVAAVLVPKIGTPGSDLTYNDAIPYLMQELLPNGVLGIAVTGLLAAFMAGMAANVSSFNTVFTYDIWAKYVVKGREDGYYLQFGRLITAIGVFASIGTAFIASSFSNIMGYLQTLFSFFNVPMFVVFIIGMFWKRASMKSGVWGLLAGTTAAMVNYFWIYKQGVIDIPTDQGANFVSAIVGFVAGAVVMVGVTLFTAPKPEAELAGLVYGTASPGLEDDGAEPGDDAWYRRPALLGWGAVVLATACYVPYSF; via the coding sequence ATGCAGTCCCCTCCTTCCGCTACGCACGTCACCCTCGCCGAAGGGCTCCGGCTGCCCACCAACGGGCTGGACTACGCGATCCTGGCGATCTACTTCGTGGTCGTCCTCGGCATCGGATTCGCCGCCCGGCGCTCTGTGAGGACCAGCCTCGACTTCTTCCTCTCCGGGCGCTCCCTGCCCGCCTGGGTCACCGGCCTCGCCTTCGTCGCCGCCAACCTCGGCGCCACCGAGATCCTCGGCATGGCGGCCACGGGCGCGCAGTACGGCGTCGCGGTCGTCCACTGGTACTGGATCGGCGCCATCCCGGCCATGGTCTTCCTCGGCCTGGTGATGATGCCCTTCTACTACCGCTCCAAGGTCCGCTCGGTCCCCGAGTTCCTGCTCCAGCGCTTCGACAAGTCCGCCCACCTGCTGAGCTCGGCGCTCTTCGCCTTCGCCGCCGTGCTCATCGCGGGCGTCAACCTCTACGCCCTCGCGATCGTCGTCGAGGCGCTGCTCGGCTGGCCGCAGTGGGTCGCCATCGTCGTCGCCGGGTTCTTCGTGCTCGCGTACATCACCATCGGCGGCCTGTCCTCGGCGATCTACAACGAAGTGCTCCAGTTCTTCGTCATCCTCGCCGCGCTCATCCCGATCTGCGTCATCGGCATGAAGAAGGTCGGCGGCTGGGACGGGCTCACCGGCTCCATCGAGAAGCAGCACGGCGACAACTTCATGACCGCCTGGGGCGGCACCGGCATCGGCGACGCCAACCCGCTCGGCGCCAACTGGCTCACCATCATCCTGGGCCTCGGCTTCGTGCTCTCCTTCGGCTACTGGACGACGAACTTCGCCGAGGTGCAGCGCGCCCTCTCCGCGAAGAACCTCTCCGCCGCCCGGCGCACCCCGCTGATCGCCGCCTTCCCCAAGATCTTCATCGTCTTCCTGGTGATGATCCCCGGCCTGGTCGCCGCCGTCCTCGTCCCCAAGATCGGCACGCCCGGCTCGGACCTGACGTACAACGACGCGATCCCCTACCTCATGCAGGAGTTGCTGCCCAACGGCGTCCTCGGCATCGCCGTCACCGGTCTCCTCGCCGCCTTCATGGCGGGCATGGCGGCCAACGTCTCGTCCTTCAACACCGTCTTCACGTACGACATCTGGGCCAAGTACGTCGTCAAGGGCCGCGAGGACGGCTACTACCTGCAGTTCGGGCGGCTCATCACCGCGATCGGCGTCTTCGCCTCCATCGGCACCGCCTTCATCGCCTCGTCCTTCTCGAACATCATGGGCTACCTCCAGACCCTCTTCTCCTTCTTCAACGTCCCGATGTTCGTCGTCTTCATCATCGGCATGTTCTGGAAGCGGGCCTCCATGAAGTCCGGCGTCTGGGGGCTGCTCGCCGGCACCACCGCCGCGATGGTCAACTACTTCTGGATCTACAAGCAGGGCGTCATCGACATCCCCACCGACCAGGGCGCCAACTTCGTCTCCGCCATCGTCGGCTTCGTCGCCGGAGCGGTCGTCATGGTCGGCGTCACCCTCTTCACCGCCCCCAAGCCGGAGGCCGAGCTGGCCGGGCTCGTGTACGGGACGGCGTCGCCGGGCCTGGAGGACGACGGTGCCGAGCCCGGTGACGACGCGTGGTACCGGCGTCCCGCGTTGCTCGGGTGGGGCGCGGTGGTGCTGGCCACCGCGTGCTACGTCCCGTACTCGTTCTGA
- a CDS encoding GNAT family N-acetyltransferase codes for MFRMETGVDKERLRLLRGRLRDANRDASAALRALQGTPEEREEPLGVWALDDQGELVGGLSGYTWGRWLHVSLLWVAEEARGAGLGGRLLAEAERVAAGERGCLNSRLETWDFQAPAFYRRQGYEVVAVIPDYPEGHKEFTLTKRLG; via the coding sequence ATGTTTCGTATGGAGACAGGAGTCGACAAAGAACGTCTCCGTCTGCTTCGGGGGCGGTTGCGGGACGCGAACCGGGACGCCTCAGCGGCCCTTCGTGCTCTTCAGGGCACGCCCGAGGAGCGGGAAGAGCCGCTCGGCGTCTGGGCGTTGGACGACCAGGGTGAGCTGGTCGGGGGGCTCTCGGGGTACACGTGGGGGCGGTGGCTGCACGTGAGTCTGCTGTGGGTGGCCGAGGAGGCGCGGGGCGCGGGGCTCGGGGGGCGGTTGCTCGCCGAGGCGGAGCGGGTCGCCGCCGGCGAGCGCGGCTGTCTCAACTCCCGCCTGGAGACCTGGGACTTCCAGGCTCCCGCCTTCTACCGCCGGCAGGGCTACGAGGTCGTCGCCGTCATCCCCGACTACCCCGAGGGGCACAAGGAGTTCACCTTGACGAAGCGGCTGGGTTGA